One genomic region from Methanonatronarchaeum thermophilum encodes:
- a CDS encoding prefoldin subunit beta, translating to MSTGQLPPEVQQKLQKGQQLQQKAENIANQKNQSSMRQNQLENAIEELKNADEDSTVYRTYGDVIIEKESSEKLIEELEEEVEDLEVRVETLEKQQEKVQEKLQELQKELQAEIEGMRGGGLPGEAG from the coding sequence ATGAGTACTGGACAACTACCCCCGGAAGTACAGCAAAAATTGCAGAAAGGTCAACAGCTTCAGCAGAAAGCAGAGAACATTGCTAATCAGAAAAATCAGAGCAGTATGAGGCAAAATCAACTTGAGAATGCTATTGAAGAGCTTAAGAATGCTGATGAGGATTCCACTGTTTATCGGACTTATGGTGACGTTATTATTGAGAAAGAAAGTTCTGAAAAGCTTATTGAAGAGCTTGAAGAAGAAGTAGAAGATCTTGAAGTTAGGGTTGAAACATTAGAGAAACAGCAAGAAAAAGTTCAAGAGAAACTACAAGAACTTCAGAAAGAACTTCAAGCTGAGATTGAAGGTATGAGAGGCGGAGGCCTTCCTGGAGAAGCAGGATAA
- the metX gene encoding homoserine O-acetyltransferase MetX gives MKQGSVGIVETKNHKINRKIKLESGKKFGPINISYETYGNLNEEKTNAILICHPLTADAHAAGYHPGDTKPGWWDNMIGPGKTFDTEKYYIICSNVLGGCKGTTGPPSTNPETGKPYGTDFPVVTIKDMVKVQKKLTENLGIKKLLAVAGGSLGGMQALQWTVTYPNKVKYCIPIATTAKSSPQQIAFNEVGRRAIMSDPNWNNGNYYNKKPPKNGLALARMVGHITYLSDESMKKKFGRKLRNKKEFTYDFDINFEVESYLKYKGKTFVERFDANSYLYLTRAVDYFDLTNGENELTNAFKNVKTKFLVIAITSDWLYPPYQSKEIVRALEANDIEVSYSELRSTYGHDAFLLEPGQMKHLITSFLRKITVNDVMEETTPIINKKTSIKQASKTMMKNNSTHLPVITQNGKIAGIITAWDIAKAVSEDLKELEDVMTNNVVTANPNESIRSVINKIKKHNISALPVVDKKQKVIGTISSDVISQLITKDTPTPETDNQTNL, from the coding sequence ATGAAACAAGGGTCTGTAGGAATCGTCGAAACAAAAAACCACAAAATAAACAGAAAAATAAAACTAGAAAGCGGAAAAAAATTCGGTCCAATCAACATATCATACGAAACATACGGAAACCTAAACGAAGAAAAAACAAACGCCATACTCATATGCCACCCACTAACAGCAGACGCACACGCAGCCGGATACCACCCCGGAGACACAAAACCCGGATGGTGGGACAACATGATCGGTCCAGGCAAAACATTCGACACAGAAAAATACTACATTATATGCTCCAACGTACTCGGAGGATGCAAAGGAACAACAGGCCCCCCATCAACAAACCCAGAAACCGGAAAACCATACGGAACCGACTTCCCAGTAGTAACAATCAAAGACATGGTCAAAGTCCAAAAAAAACTAACAGAAAACCTAGGAATCAAAAAACTCCTAGCCGTAGCCGGAGGCTCACTAGGAGGAATGCAAGCACTACAATGGACAGTCACATACCCAAACAAAGTAAAATACTGCATACCAATAGCAACAACAGCTAAATCAAGCCCCCAACAAATAGCATTCAACGAAGTAGGCCGAAGAGCAATAATGTCAGACCCTAACTGGAACAACGGAAACTACTACAACAAAAAACCACCCAAAAACGGACTAGCACTAGCAAGAATGGTAGGACACATAACATACCTAAGCGACGAATCAATGAAAAAAAAATTCGGAAGAAAACTCAGAAACAAAAAAGAATTCACATACGACTTCGACATAAACTTCGAAGTCGAAAGCTACCTAAAATACAAAGGCAAAACATTCGTCGAAAGATTCGACGCAAACTCCTACCTATACCTAACAAGAGCAGTAGACTACTTCGACCTAACAAACGGAGAAAACGAACTAACAAACGCATTCAAAAACGTAAAAACAAAATTCCTAGTCATAGCAATAACATCAGACTGGCTATACCCACCATACCAATCAAAAGAAATAGTACGAGCACTAGAAGCAAACGACATAGAAGTATCCTACTCAGAACTAAGATCAACATACGGACACGACGCATTCCTACTCGAACCAGGACAAATGAAACACCTAATAACAAGCTTCCTAAGAAAAATAACAGTCAACGACGTAATGGAAGAAACAACACCAATAATCAACAAAAAAACCTCAATAAAACAAGCATCAAAAACAATGATGAAAAACAACTCAACACACCTACCAGTAATCACACAAAACGGAAAAATAGCAGGAATAATAACAGCCTGGGACATAGCAAAAGCAGTATCAGAAGACCTAAAAGAACTAGAAGACGTAATGACCAACAACGTAGTAACAGCAAACCCAAACGAATCAATCAGAAGCGTAATAAACAAAATAAAAAAACACAACATATCAGCACTACCAGTAGTCGACAAAAAACAAAAAGTAATCGGAACAATCTCAAGCGACGTAATCTCACAACTAATAACAAAAGACACCCCAACACCAGAAACAGACAACCAAACAAACCTCTAA
- a CDS encoding O-acetylhomoserine aminocarboxypropyltransferase/cysteine synthase family protein, with translation MPKKQKEYQIETKTIHSGREASQPGRSCQTPIHPTVAYNFKNSKQAADLFAIKPPEFPGQIYSRFTNPTYEAFEQRMTELENGIQAASTASGMAANTLALLTFLETGDKILATKTLYGGTVTLFDQTLPKKFNIKVDWTDPDPQKIQEKTDKNTKAIFAETIGNPKLNVLDIEKTAKIAEENNIPLIIDNTFATPYLCQPINHGCHIVTHSATKWIGGHGTVLGGAVIDSGNFKWPKGNYPAITDTDPSYRGGLNYWNEYKENAYITKLKSRYLRDFGSCISPFNAFLLLQGLETLHLRMEKHSQNAQATAEYLQDHPKVKWVAYPGLKNHPTHKQAKKYLQNGYGGMIGFGIKGGAKAGKKFIESLQLFSHLANVGDAKSLAIHPWTTTHSQLTPKQRKEGGVTEDFIRLSIGIENQNDIINDISNALNEA, from the coding sequence ATGCCAAAAAAACAAAAAGAATACCAAATCGAGACAAAAACAATCCACTCAGGAAGAGAAGCAAGTCAACCCGGAAGATCCTGCCAAACCCCAATACACCCAACAGTAGCCTACAACTTCAAAAACTCAAAACAAGCCGCAGACCTCTTCGCAATAAAACCACCAGAATTCCCAGGCCAAATATACAGCCGATTCACAAACCCAACCTACGAAGCATTCGAACAAAGAATGACAGAACTCGAAAACGGAATACAAGCAGCCTCCACAGCAAGCGGAATGGCCGCAAACACACTAGCACTACTCACATTCCTAGAAACCGGAGACAAAATACTAGCAACAAAAACACTATACGGAGGAACAGTAACACTCTTCGACCAAACACTACCCAAAAAATTCAACATAAAAGTCGATTGGACAGACCCAGACCCACAAAAAATCCAAGAAAAAACCGACAAAAACACAAAAGCAATCTTCGCCGAAACAATCGGAAACCCAAAACTAAACGTACTAGACATCGAAAAAACAGCCAAAATCGCAGAAGAAAACAACATACCACTAATAATAGACAACACATTCGCCACACCATACCTATGCCAACCAATAAACCACGGATGCCACATAGTAACACACTCAGCAACCAAATGGATAGGAGGACACGGAACAGTACTAGGCGGAGCAGTAATAGACTCCGGAAACTTCAAATGGCCAAAAGGAAACTACCCCGCAATCACAGACACCGACCCCAGCTATAGAGGCGGACTAAACTACTGGAACGAATACAAAGAAAACGCCTACATAACAAAACTAAAAAGCAGATACCTAAGAGACTTCGGATCCTGCATAAGCCCATTCAACGCATTCCTACTACTACAAGGACTCGAAACACTACACCTAAGAATGGAAAAACACTCACAAAACGCCCAAGCAACCGCAGAATATCTACAAGACCACCCCAAAGTAAAATGGGTCGCATACCCAGGACTCAAAAACCACCCAACACACAAACAAGCCAAAAAATACCTACAAAACGGATACGGCGGAATGATAGGATTCGGAATAAAAGGCGGAGCAAAAGCAGGAAAAAAATTCATAGAATCCCTACAACTATTCTCACACCTCGCAAACGTAGGAGATGCAAAATCACTAGCAATACACCCATGGACAACAACCCACTCCCAACTAACACCAAAACAACGAAAAGAAGGCGGAGTAACAGAAGACTTCATAAGACTATCTATAGGAATTGAAAACCAAAACGACATAATAAACGACATATCAAACGCACTAAACGAGGCATAA
- the larE gene encoding ATP-dependent sacrificial sulfur transferase LarE, with amino-acid sequence MDQLLSELESRDGVVVAFSGGVDSSVVASLADETLDGDSLAVTVRSEVFSDSEIDYAVDVAGEIGIEHEVVELELLDIPEFRENPVERCYICKKEIMGCLFDIASERGFESVVDGTTASDFQKDRPGARALEEFGVFSPLAEQGLDKDQVRIIASELGLPNSDRPSMSCLATRIPYGSEISIERLNRIEEAEVFLKEIGFEQVRVRDHDGIARIEFSRENRDLDVEVMDEVDSRLKEIGFDYVTLDMAGYSSGSMDKLVR; translated from the coding sequence ATGGATCAACTCTTAAGTGAGTTGGAAAGTAGGGATGGTGTTGTCGTTGCTTTTTCTGGTGGCGTAGATAGTTCTGTTGTCGCTAGTTTAGCTGACGAGACATTGGACGGGGATTCGTTGGCTGTGACGGTTCGTTCTGAAGTTTTCTCTGATTCTGAGATTGATTATGCTGTCGATGTGGCAGGCGAGATTGGAATCGAACATGAGGTCGTTGAACTAGAATTATTGGATATTCCTGAGTTCCGGGAGAACCCTGTTGAGCGTTGTTATATCTGTAAAAAAGAGATTATGGGTTGTTTGTTTGATATCGCGTCTGAACGTGGTTTTGAATCTGTTGTTGATGGTACCACTGCTTCTGATTTTCAGAAGGATAGGCCTGGAGCCAGAGCTTTAGAGGAGTTCGGTGTTTTTTCACCCCTTGCGGAGCAGGGTTTGGATAAGGATCAGGTGAGGATTATTGCGAGTGAGCTTGGTCTTCCTAACAGTGACCGTCCTTCTATGTCGTGTCTAGCAACTCGGATTCCTTATGGAAGTGAGATCTCTATTGAGCGTTTGAATCGTATCGAGGAGGCTGAGGTTTTTTTGAAGGAGATTGGTTTTGAGCAGGTTAGGGTTCGGGATCATGATGGGATAGCTAGGATTGAGTTTTCACGGGAGAACAGGGATCTTGATGTTGAGGTTATGGATGAGGTTGATAGTCGTTTGAAGGAGATTGGTTTTGATTATGTAACTCTGGATATGGCTGGCTATAGTTCGGGTAGTATGGATAAGTTGGTTAGGTGA
- the mobA gene encoding molybdenum cofactor guanylyltransferase, producing MRSAIILAGGNSTRFGSDKALYELNGKIMIRHVAQKLTETSDKIIAVAKDEAQGEIIMAKVPEIDEITYDPIKNYGPVAGIFAGLKTINKGKAIVSGCDMPYIKPELTNYLYNKTENYDAAVIKNKKGYIEFLPTAIKIKPGRKATKHALKQGDRRILNILNRLKVNYIPINKIEKIDPELKTFQDINKIKDINQPTC from the coding sequence ATGAGGTCTGCCATAATACTAGCCGGAGGAAACAGCACAAGGTTCGGTAGCGACAAAGCACTATACGAACTAAATGGAAAAATAATGATACGACACGTTGCCCAAAAACTAACAGAAACATCAGACAAAATCATAGCCGTCGCCAAAGACGAAGCACAAGGCGAAATAATCATGGCCAAAGTACCCGAAATAGACGAAATAACATACGACCCAATAAAAAACTACGGACCCGTAGCAGGCATATTCGCCGGCCTCAAAACAATAAATAAAGGTAAAGCAATAGTATCAGGCTGCGACATGCCATACATCAAACCAGAACTAACCAACTACCTATACAACAAAACAGAAAACTACGACGCAGCCGTAATAAAAAACAAAAAAGGATACATAGAGTTCCTTCCAACCGCAATAAAAATCAAACCCGGACGTAAAGCAACCAAACACGCCTTAAAACAAGGCGACCGCAGAATACTAAACATCCTAAACAGACTAAAAGTCAACTACATACCAATAAACAAAATCGAAAAAATAGACCCAGAACTAAAAACATTCCAAGACATAAACAAAATCAAAGACATAAACCAACCAACCTGCTAA
- a CDS encoding DNA integrity scanning protein DisA nucleotide-binding domain protein, with translation MEKEIINKSVEIANELGASALIVVVGDRDITGLLDDEYDFSVFIVTSHESKYSGEHEEFKITTEGGTQNFSRQLNEAVVHAYMKGKIEIGDTIIGVGSVNEDAVGMLVYKVSEHPIFESVSQGTSQVDTDIVKTVINLAVKIGSEGREGKAIGTGFIIGDIDNVLEKSHQILINPYKCQDDEVRDVRNHDNWENIKEISQVDGVFLIDDEGLIRSAGRYLDIHGKDIELKKGLGARHIACAGITKETDAIAVSVAKSGGVVRMFKDGEIIGEIEPTVRILPV, from the coding sequence ATGGAGAAAGAGATTATTAATAAATCGGTTGAGATTGCTAATGAGCTTGGAGCTTCGGCTTTGATCGTTGTTGTTGGAGATCGTGACATTACTGGTTTGCTTGATGATGAGTATGATTTTTCGGTTTTTATTGTTACTTCTCATGAGAGTAAGTATTCTGGTGAGCATGAGGAGTTTAAGATTACGACTGAAGGGGGTACTCAGAACTTCTCTAGGCAGTTGAATGAAGCGGTTGTTCATGCTTATATGAAGGGTAAGATTGAGATTGGTGACACGATTATCGGTGTTGGTAGTGTTAATGAGGATGCTGTTGGTATGTTGGTTTATAAGGTTTCTGAGCACCCTATTTTTGAAAGTGTTTCTCAGGGTACTTCTCAAGTTGATACCGATATTGTTAAGACTGTTATCAATCTTGCAGTTAAAATTGGTAGTGAGGGTAGGGAAGGTAAGGCGATTGGAACTGGGTTTATTATAGGCGATATTGACAATGTTCTTGAGAAGTCGCATCAGATTCTTATAAATCCCTATAAATGCCAGGATGATGAGGTTAGGGATGTTCGGAATCATGATAACTGGGAGAATATAAAGGAGATATCTCAGGTTGATGGTGTGTTTCTTATAGATGATGAAGGTTTGATTAGGTCTGCTGGAAGATATCTTGATATACATGGAAAGGATATTGAGTTGAAAAAAGGTTTAGGTGCTAGGCATATAGCTTGTGCCGGTATAACTAAAGAGACGGATGCTATAGCTGTTTCTGTTGCGAAAAGCGGTGGAGTTGTGAGGATGTTTAAAGATGGTGAGATTATCGGTGAGATAGAGCCGACGGTTAGGATACTACCGGTCTGA
- a CDS encoding methionine adenosyltransferase, whose translation MSQNKKNINVENVLKTPVEDQKVELVERKGIGHPDTIADGLAETVSQALSQEYLNRYGEVMHHNTDETQIAAGSSCPKIGGGEVIKPIYILLVGRATTSIGDEQFPAEKIALKAARKYLKEHFNHLDTEGDIIIDSKLGQSSAELREVFERDSIPKSNDTSFGVGYAPFSETEKLVYQTERYLYNLRNEIPAIGEDIKVMGLRNNETISLTIAQATVSSELDDIDHYKNILNEIKNNVHDMAVKKTEIPIEIDINKADNIEKGNIYQTVTGTSAEMGDDGSVGRGNRSNGLITPNRPMSIEATSGKNPVSHIGKIYNILSTEIANQISNEVDEIREVYVRLLSQIGQPINEPKCVSVQTIPHKGENIKQIQPTIESIVEDKLDNINKISKKVINGEIKTF comes from the coding sequence GTGAGCCAGAATAAAAAGAACATCAATGTTGAAAACGTACTTAAAACACCGGTTGAAGATCAAAAAGTCGAGTTAGTTGAAAGAAAAGGAATAGGCCATCCAGACACAATAGCAGACGGCCTAGCAGAAACAGTTTCACAAGCACTCTCCCAAGAATACCTAAATAGATATGGAGAGGTAATGCACCACAACACAGATGAAACACAAATCGCTGCAGGGAGCTCCTGCCCAAAAATTGGAGGCGGCGAAGTAATAAAACCAATATACATACTACTGGTAGGTAGAGCAACAACCTCCATTGGGGACGAACAGTTCCCAGCTGAAAAAATAGCTCTAAAAGCCGCAAGAAAATACCTAAAAGAACATTTCAACCACCTAGACACAGAAGGAGACATAATAATCGACAGCAAACTAGGTCAAAGCTCAGCCGAACTAAGAGAAGTATTCGAAAGAGACAGCATACCAAAATCAAACGACACATCCTTCGGAGTAGGATACGCACCATTCTCAGAAACAGAAAAACTGGTCTACCAAACAGAAAGATATCTATACAACCTAAGAAACGAAATCCCAGCAATCGGAGAAGACATAAAAGTAATGGGATTAAGAAACAACGAAACAATCTCACTAACAATAGCCCAAGCAACAGTCTCAAGCGAACTAGACGACATAGACCACTACAAAAACATACTCAACGAAATAAAAAACAATGTACACGACATGGCAGTTAAAAAAACAGAAATACCAATAGAAATAGACATAAACAAAGCAGACAACATCGAAAAAGGAAATATCTACCAAACAGTAACAGGAACAAGCGCAGAGATGGGAGACGACGGATCAGTAGGAAGAGGAAACAGATCAAACGGACTAATAACACCAAACAGACCAATGAGCATAGAAGCAACAAGCGGCAAAAACCCAGTATCCCATATAGGCAAAATATACAACATCCTATCAACAGAAATAGCAAACCAAATCAGCAACGAAGTAGACGAAATACGAGAAGTATACGTAAGACTACTATCACAAATCGGACAACCAATAAACGAACCAAAATGCGTAAGCGTACAAACAATACCACACAAAGGAGAAAACATAAAACAAATACAACCAACTATAGAATCAATAGTAGAAGACAAACTCGATAACATAAACAAAATATCAAAAAAAGTAATCAACGGCGAAATAAAAACATTCTAA
- a CDS encoding NUDIX domain-containing protein: MIECICNGKHKVPALAVDIIITNTKNNPNKVVLIKRASEPYKNSWAIPGGFIKHGETIKEAGYREALEETGLKIKNKKINRVYSKPDRDPRGHVISIVVTGTAKGKPKADTDAKTAKWFKTNNLPKLAFDHQKIINDHLKTGGN, translated from the coding sequence TTGATTGAATGTATATGCAATGGCAAACACAAGGTACCAGCCCTTGCAGTAGACATAATTATAACCAACACAAAAAACAACCCAAACAAGGTAGTTCTAATTAAAAGAGCCAGTGAACCATACAAAAACAGTTGGGCGATTCCAGGCGGATTCATAAAACACGGAGAAACCATCAAAGAAGCCGGCTATAGAGAAGCATTAGAAGAAACAGGCCTCAAAATAAAAAACAAAAAAATAAATAGAGTCTACTCCAAACCAGATAGAGACCCAAGAGGCCACGTAATATCTATAGTAGTAACAGGAACTGCAAAAGGAAAACCCAAAGCCGACACAGACGCAAAAACAGCAAAATGGTTCAAAACCAACAACCTACCAAAACTAGCATTCGACCACCAAAAAATAATAAATGATCACTTAAAAACAGGAGGCAATTAA
- a CDS encoding transcription factor S → MEFCSECGSMMMPEEGFFKCRDCDVVIEIKEDYTYTENQEDNEIPVIEDGNANVLPTIEEECPECGHNKAGWWLRQLRSADESETRFFRCLECQFTWREYD, encoded by the coding sequence ATGGAGTTCTGTTCAGAATGCGGAAGTATGATGATGCCCGAAGAAGGCTTCTTCAAATGTAGAGACTGCGACGTAGTTATAGAAATAAAAGAAGACTACACATACACCGAAAACCAAGAAGACAACGAAATACCAGTAATCGAAGACGGAAACGCAAACGTACTACCAACAATCGAAGAAGAATGTCCAGAATGTGGACACAACAAAGCAGGTTGGTGGCTAAGACAACTACGAAGCGCAGACGAATCAGAAACACGATTCTTCAGATGCCTAGAATGTCAATTCACATGGAGAGAATACGACTAA
- the pcn gene encoding proliferating cell nuclear antigen (pcna) has product MAFKASIKTGKLKESLDAVGRLVDEIKLNITEEGLNTKAVDPANVAMALLTIPEDEFESYNYTEDMTIGIDLNRIDDILSLASNEDILKIETEEGSMMNIQVSGFEYNISLIDPSTIRKEPNIPDLELPAEIVLNGQRIQRAIKATEKISDYIVLSTEDNSLIITGEGDTDSVKIDLTEDDLIKIDSTENARSLFSLDYLSDMSKSIQKAPEVTMHLGTDYPIMFKFNIAGSNIEYLLAPRIESD; this is encoded by the coding sequence ATGGCATTTAAAGCAAGCATAAAAACAGGGAAACTTAAGGAATCACTAGATGCAGTTGGAAGACTGGTGGACGAAATAAAACTGAACATCACAGAAGAGGGATTGAATACGAAAGCAGTGGATCCAGCGAACGTCGCTATGGCTCTATTAACAATTCCCGAAGACGAATTCGAGTCTTACAACTATACAGAAGATATGACGATAGGTATCGATCTAAACAGAATAGACGATATACTATCACTCGCTTCAAACGAAGACATACTGAAAATAGAGACTGAAGAAGGATCGATGATGAACATTCAAGTAAGTGGATTCGAATACAACATATCACTAATTGATCCATCAACTATAAGAAAGGAACCAAACATACCCGACCTCGAACTTCCAGCAGAAATAGTGTTAAATGGACAGAGAATACAGAGAGCGATTAAAGCAACTGAAAAAATAAGCGACTACATCGTATTGTCAACCGAAGACAACTCACTGATAATAACTGGAGAAGGAGACACCGACAGCGTTAAAATAGACCTAACAGAAGACGACCTAATAAAAATCGATTCAACAGAAAACGCGAGATCACTATTCAGCCTAGACTACCTATCAGACATGAGCAAATCAATACAAAAAGCACCTGAAGTAACCATGCATCTAGGTACCGACTACCCAATCATGTTCAAATTCAATATAGCCGGAAGCAACATAGAATACCTACTAGCCCCAAGAATCGAGTCAGACTAA
- a CDS encoding DNA primase large subunit PriL: MEERLAKYPFLPEAQEYVREAGFDINSLIEKPAYSSERQYAVKRIKNAINNNHQPKTTENHIELLSYPISRLIVSCINDHYLTNKIALHESKKFHKRLKTENNETIKQIAQALNIKTQQLQNKKKYKIHFTDYLKQTQKINEKKWKLINQQIKKGNVTLNKKDFTRLLQESIRTKILKELPLNVPEKICQNLKKQTKEIEKNLQKKKNQITINKNLPIKEKNYPPCIQNLITRTKKGENLSHTDRFTLVSFLINIGMTPKEVLNVFKTSPDYDEERTRYQVQHIAGREKTKEYTPPSCKTMKTYNICPEPKGMCEKVSHPLGYYRWKTKTNKQKNND; the protein is encoded by the coding sequence ATGGAGGAAAGGCTCGCGAAATACCCATTCCTCCCTGAAGCACAAGAATACGTCAGGGAGGCTGGTTTCGACATAAACAGCCTAATCGAAAAACCAGCCTACAGTAGCGAACGCCAATACGCAGTGAAAAGAATAAAAAACGCGATAAACAACAACCACCAACCCAAAACAACAGAAAACCACATAGAACTACTTTCATACCCCATATCAAGACTTATAGTAAGCTGCATAAACGACCACTACCTCACAAACAAAATAGCACTCCACGAGTCCAAGAAATTCCACAAAAGACTAAAAACCGAAAACAACGAAACAATCAAACAGATAGCACAAGCTCTAAACATCAAAACACAACAACTGCAAAACAAAAAAAAATACAAAATACACTTCACAGACTACCTAAAACAAACACAGAAAATCAACGAAAAAAAATGGAAACTAATAAACCAACAAATAAAAAAAGGCAACGTAACACTCAACAAAAAAGACTTCACACGACTCCTCCAAGAATCAATAAGAACAAAAATACTAAAAGAACTCCCCCTCAACGTACCAGAAAAAATATGCCAAAACCTAAAAAAACAAACCAAAGAAATAGAAAAAAACCTACAAAAAAAGAAAAACCAAATCACAATAAACAAAAACCTACCAATAAAAGAAAAAAACTACCCCCCTTGCATACAAAACCTAATAACACGCACAAAAAAAGGAGAAAACCTCTCACACACAGATAGATTCACATTAGTATCCTTCTTAATCAACATCGGAATGACCCCCAAGGAAGTACTAAACGTATTCAAAACCTCACCAGACTACGACGAAGAAAGAACAAGATACCAAGTACAACACATAGCAGGAAGAGAAAAAACAAAAGAATACACACCCCCCTCATGCAAAACAATGAAAACATACAACATCTGTCCAGAACCCAAAGGAATGTGCGAAAAAGTATCACACCCATTAGGATACTACAGATGGAAAACAAAAACCAACAAACAAAAAAACAACGACTAA
- the priS gene encoding DNA primase catalytic subunit PriS, producing the protein MRIRTKKYLKENFKKYYTNPNLHIPPQQKNREWGFIHFDKRYPKEISMKRHRAFNNQQEIKQYLQTTAPAHTYYSSAIYKTPNATTMDKKQWEGADLIFDLDADYIANPKQTYKEMLHEVKKEADKLINQFLINDLGFNPKKIQLVFSGGRGYHIHVYDKKIKTLGSNERREIIDYISGKGLSPIKEGSDIQDEVVIEYLKLKKHGNNWDKKITNWIYQELPKKLQNKTKENAIKYLKQLNGVGEKKAERLYKFFTDPERVQRARKTKNLDMVRGVKKDVWTQIIDIAIKKHSVNADEPVTSDIKRLIRLPGSLHGGTGLQVKPIDKQKINEFEPLNDAVIFNDQPVKIKPKKDYQITIKNKKTQITKDTIQEIPKHTAIFLAGRGIAEVEGW; encoded by the coding sequence ATGAGAATAAGAACAAAAAAATACCTCAAAGAAAACTTCAAAAAATACTACACAAACCCAAACCTACACATACCACCACAACAAAAAAACCGCGAATGGGGATTCATACACTTCGACAAAAGATATCCAAAAGAAATCTCAATGAAAAGACACAGAGCATTCAACAACCAACAAGAAATAAAACAATACCTACAGACAACAGCACCCGCACACACATACTACTCCTCAGCAATATACAAAACACCAAACGCCACCACAATGGACAAAAAACAATGGGAAGGAGCCGACCTAATATTCGACCTAGACGCCGACTACATAGCAAACCCAAAACAAACATACAAAGAAATGCTACACGAAGTAAAAAAAGAAGCAGACAAACTAATAAACCAATTTCTAATAAACGACCTCGGATTCAACCCCAAAAAAATACAACTAGTTTTCTCAGGAGGACGTGGCTACCACATACATGTCTACGACAAAAAAATAAAAACACTAGGAAGCAATGAAAGACGAGAAATAATCGACTACATCTCAGGAAAAGGCCTTTCACCAATTAAAGAAGGAAGCGACATCCAAGACGAAGTAGTCATAGAATACCTCAAACTAAAAAAACACGGAAACAACTGGGACAAAAAAATAACAAACTGGATCTACCAAGAACTACCAAAAAAACTACAAAACAAAACAAAAGAAAACGCAATAAAATACCTCAAACAACTAAACGGAGTTGGAGAAAAAAAAGCAGAAAGACTATATAAATTCTTCACAGACCCAGAACGAGTGCAAAGAGCCAGAAAAACAAAAAACCTAGACATGGTGCGAGGCGTAAAAAAAGACGTATGGACACAAATAATAGACATAGCAATAAAAAAACACAGCGTAAACGCCGACGAACCAGTCACAAGCGATATAAAACGCCTAATAAGACTCCCAGGATCCCTACATGGAGGCACAGGCCTACAAGTAAAACCCATAGACAAACAAAAAATAAATGAATTCGAACCACTCAACGACGCCGTAATATTCAACGACCAACCAGTCAAAATAAAACCCAAAAAAGACTACCAAATAACAATCAAAAACAAAAAAACCCAGATAACCAAAGACACAATACAAGAAATCCCAAAACACACCGCCATCTTCCTAGCAGGAAGAGGAATAGCAGAGGTGGAAGGATGGTAG